In Hymenobacter volaticus, the genomic window CAACAAACACGCATCAGCTATTTCTCCTCGGAAGAAGCCTCAGTATGAGCATCCTTTTTCTGTAGCGCAGACCAAAAAAAAGCCGGAAGCAAATGCGTCCGGCTTAATTATTCAGATAGGCGTGCCAGTTATGGTCGATGGTACCGGCGCTGAGCTTGAGGAAACCAGATAAGGTCGGTTTCTTCGGTTGCTGCCGAATCGTGAGGCCGGCTTCCTGCGGGGTGCGGTGCCCTTTGGCGTGGTTGCACCGAGAGCAGGCGGTAAGCAGGTTGCTCCAACTGGAGTCGCCGCCGCGGGAACGGGGTAGTACGTGGTCGAGGGTCAGGTTTTTGGTTGAGCCGCAATACTGACACTCGAAATGGTCACGCTTCATAATGTTGTGCCGGCTTAAGGCAATGCCTTTGTACGGCACGCGCACATACCGCTGAAGCCGAATAATGCTTGGCTTAGGATACGACTTGCTGACTGTGCGCAGCACGCCGTTCTCTGAGTTGGCAATCA contains:
- a CDS encoding HNH endonuclease; translated protein: MDQKVLVLNGDYTAITLCSVQKAFVLLFLDKAEMIANSENGVLRTVSKSYPKPSIIRLQRYVRVPYKGIALSRHNIMKRDHFECQYCGSTKNLTLDHVLPRSRGGDSSWSNLLTACSRCNHAKGHRTPQEAGLTIRQQPKKPTLSGFLKLSAGTIDHNWHAYLNN